Genomic segment of Corynebacterium urealyticum DSM 7109:
CCAACGCTGCCTCGTCCACGCCCAACGCGTGGTACGCCGACACACCACCAGCCGACCACGCACCGACGCCGGACGAGCAATCTACCAACTCGCCCTGAACCTCACCAGCATCACCACACTCGACCACGCCGCACAATGGGGCGCACAACTCCACGACTTCGCCACCATCTACCGAGCCTGGATGAACGAAAAAACCCTCACCAAAGACCCCGCAACCGGCACCTGGATAACAACCTGGACACACCCCAACGTCCACAAGGCCTACAACAGTCTCAACCACCTCTGGCGGTCCGAGATGTTGTTTGTCTACCTCAACCCGCCTGACGGGGTACTTGAACCTGACCAAATAAAACGCGCCACCAACAGCCTGGAAGGCGGCATCAACGCCCAGCTCAAACTGCTTGCCCGCACACACCGCGGCAGATCCGGTGAACACCAACGCCGGATGCTGGATTGGTGGCTGTATCTGCAAACGGAACTGCCTGACGACCCCGTTGAGATCGCCAGGCAGTCCAACTGGGGCCAGGACCAACTCGCCAAAGTATCCACCCTGACCCAACACGAGAACCAAACCGACCACGAAACTGGACGACCAGCCCTCTACGGCAACGCTATCGACACCGACTACACACATTCAATCGGCATCCAAAAAGGCCACATCTAACCCCGCGACACGCCGGAGTCAGACACACATTTGGGGACGCGGACATTTTGTTGGACAGTTTCGGGTCACGCTACATGAAGTTTTCGGTAGGCGGTGATACTCACACCGCCTAGACTGGTTTTGATCCGGTGGTTGTTATAGAACTCGATGTATCGCGCGATGGCTTCTTCGAGCTCTTTGGTGGTTTGCCAAACCTTGCCGTAGTACATCTCATTTTTCATACGGCCGAAAAATCCTTCACACGCTGCGTTATCTGGGCTGCAACCCTTTTTAGACATTGAGCTGACAATCCCGTATTTAGCGGTCAAACTGCGCCAGGTGCTACCGCGGTAATGTGCACCCCGGTCAGAATGAAGCACCAGGGAACCATCTGCTTCTGGCTGCTCCGCTTCAATGGCAGCAAGCAGGGTTTCCTGCGCCAACTCCATAGTGGGGTGCACGCTTGTTTTCGCGGCGACGACCTTGCCGTCAAAACAGTCGATTATGGCAGAGAGGTACACGCGACTATCGTGAGCTGCAAAAACACTGATGTCAGTTAGCCACAACTTGTTTGGGCTGTCAGCGTGAAAATTACGGTTCACCAAGTTGTCCGGAGCTGGTGAAATTTCTCCCTGATAGCTGGAGTACCTCCACTTGCGTTTCGGAAAGCGGGGCACGATTCCTTCTTCGCGCATGAGGCGACGAACAACCTTCTCGCTGATGATGATCCCACGATGACGCAACTCCCACCACATGCGTCGATAGCCGTACGTGTTGTCCGACTGCGCGTCGATGGCATGGAGTATGTCACGGATATGCTCGTGCTTATCGGGCCGGCTGCGTTGTTGAAGGTGGTAGTAAAAACTCGATTGTGCAAGGCCGATAGAGGCGAGCAGCATCGGCAAGGGGAAGTCAGGGCGTAGCGCGTCAACCACTGCGGTCTTTTGTCTATTACTGAGCTGACCTGGGATGACGCTGACGTCTTTTTTTACAAGCTCCAGCTCCTTTTCCAATACAGCTTTCTCGACCAGCAGCTTGGCCATCTGTTCTTTCAGTTCAGATGGATCATCCGGCAAAGATTTTTCAAGGGCTGCTCGGGTGGGGATGCGAGCACGTTCTTCTCGTTCCTTTTTCGACATCAGCCCCCATTGTCCCTCTTCACGATGGCGTTGTGTCCAAGAATAGACGCTCATTTTTGACCTCAGCCCACATTCTTGAGCGATGTCAGCTGGGCTCCAGCCGGCGTTGAAAAGTTCGACAGCACGAAGCTTGACCTCAAACGGGTAACGCGTCAAGGTTTTCGCCTGCTTACGCGGTCTACCTGGAGTGGTGGGTTCACGCAACCATTTGTACAGCGTCCATCTCCCCGGATACCCCAGCTGCCGGGTCGTCTTCGTCACCGACTGAGTGCGCTTATAAACCTCAATCGCTCTGCGACGCTGCTGATCTGTGTACGAACGGTTCATAAGTGGAATCCTCCAAGATCCCGTCCGCATCCCCTTTTGTCGTTTAACCCCCTTACCCCCCCTAGAACTTAAGGCATGCAACTATAAAGCAAAAGCCCCATCCGTTGGGATGGGGCTGGGAGTGTGGCCAGACCCGGGATCGAACCGGGGACCTTTCACTTTTCAGGCGAACGCTCTACCGACTGAGCTATCTGGCCGAGAAGCCTGAGGCTTCACAGCGACCCTGACGAGACTTGAACTCGCGACCTCCGCCGTGACAGGGCGGCGCGCTAACCAACTGCGCCACAGGGCCGTGTGCTATCGCACGAGTGGTAACTATACCCAGCGGTTAACGTGGGCACAAATCACGGCCAACATGCACACATCGCAGCAGGTAGATAGGCATTTTAAAGGGCGCCTTTTCGGGCCATGCAAGCTGCTTTTTATAGGTTTTACCCCTCCACCATGGCAGC
This window contains:
- a CDS encoding IS3 family transposase, with protein sequence MNRSYTDQQRRRAIEVYKRTQSVTKTTRQLGYPGRWTLYKWLREPTTPGRPRKQAKTLTRYPFEVKLRAVELFNAGWSPADIAQECGLRSKMSVYSWTQRHREEGQWGLMSKKEREERARIPTRAALEKSLPDDPSELKEQMAKLLVEKAVLEKELELVKKDVSVIPGQLSNRQKTAVVDALRPDFPLPMLLASIGLAQSSFYYHLQQRSRPDKHEHIRDILHAIDAQSDNTYGYRRMWWELRHRGIIISEKVVRRLMREEGIVPRFPKRKWRYSSYQGEISPAPDNLVNRNFHADSPNKLWLTDISVFAAHDSRVYLSAIIDCFDGKVVAAKTSVHPTMELAQETLLAAIEAEQPEADGSLVLHSDRGAHYRGSTWRSLTAKYGIVSSMSKKGCSPDNAACEGFFGRMKNEMYYGKVWQTTKELEEAIARYIEFYNNHRIKTSLGGVSITAYRKLHVA